One genomic segment of Desulforamulus reducens MI-1 includes these proteins:
- a CDS encoding ABC transporter ATP-binding protein, producing the protein MALLEVKGIRYVKRGRTILDIDAFSLEEGEVNALIGVNGAGKTSFMQILALLQEPTSGELYFKGELITKKNLFTLRHRMAFVFQQPLLLDMTVRQNIETGLRIRKVPKKYIHQRVNIWLEKLGINHLANGPVRFLSGGEAQRVSIARALALEPEILFLDEPFTGLDSPTRGQLLFDLVKLLHGTKIATLFVTHDYAEIPHLAHRLSVMDQGRIVQTGMPREVYDTPKNQTVVQLLQWLPIDIKNERKLMKCEGGSA; encoded by the coding sequence ATGGCTCTTTTAGAAGTAAAAGGTATTCGCTATGTAAAAAGAGGTAGGACAATTTTAGATATTGATGCTTTTTCCCTGGAGGAAGGGGAAGTTAACGCCCTGATAGGGGTTAACGGGGCAGGCAAAACCTCTTTCATGCAAATTTTGGCGTTGCTCCAAGAACCTACCTCCGGGGAGTTGTATTTTAAAGGAGAGCTAATCACAAAGAAAAATTTATTTACCTTACGTCACAGAATGGCCTTTGTATTTCAGCAACCGCTTCTTTTGGATATGACTGTGCGACAGAATATTGAAACCGGGCTGCGTATCAGGAAGGTTCCCAAGAAGTATATACACCAGAGGGTTAATATATGGCTGGAAAAGCTTGGTATTAACCATCTGGCTAATGGACCTGTAAGGTTTCTTTCTGGGGGCGAAGCCCAGCGGGTAAGCATTGCCCGGGCCCTTGCCTTGGAACCAGAAATTCTATTTTTGGATGAACCATTTACCGGTCTAGATAGCCCCACCCGTGGACAACTGCTTTTTGATTTGGTTAAACTGCTACATGGCACTAAAATTGCGACATTATTTGTTACCCATGATTATGCAGAAATTCCACATCTGGCACATCGTTTATCAGTAATGGACCAAGGAAGGATTGTCCAAACCGGTATGCCCCGGGAAGTTTATGATACACCTAAGAATCAAACCGTAGTCCAGTTGCTCCAATGGTTACCCATTGATATTAAAAACGAACGAAAGCTAATGAAGTGTGAAGGTGGTTCTGCTTAA
- a CDS encoding ABC transporter permease translates to MDVFWQGLKIAIQLLLAGDKEIIEIALLTLKVSSTATLIAVFIGVPMGFFLALTSFPGRNLLVSLINYGMGLPPVVVGLVVWLLLSRYGPLGLLGMLYTPGAMIVAQGIIAFPIVAGFTLAAFQQLHPKLKLQILSLGASKLQLLWLMAREARMGLLAAVIAGFGGAVSEVGASMMVGGNLVGYTRTLTTATVLAVNKGQQEFGMALSLILLIISFAITVVLTTAQQRGRCP, encoded by the coding sequence GTGGATGTGTTTTGGCAGGGTTTAAAGATAGCTATTCAACTGTTGTTAGCCGGAGATAAAGAAATTATAGAAATCGCTTTATTAACCTTGAAGGTTTCCAGCACAGCCACCCTAATTGCTGTTTTCATAGGTGTACCGATGGGCTTTTTCTTAGCCCTAACTTCCTTCCCTGGTCGAAACCTGCTAGTCAGTTTGATAAATTACGGCATGGGTTTACCGCCGGTGGTGGTGGGTTTGGTGGTTTGGCTACTGTTAAGTCGTTACGGACCTCTGGGGCTTCTTGGTATGTTATATACGCCTGGAGCCATGATTGTAGCTCAGGGCATTATTGCCTTTCCAATTGTGGCGGGTTTTACCCTGGCTGCCTTTCAACAACTACATCCCAAACTAAAATTGCAAATTCTTTCCCTAGGGGCCTCCAAACTACAATTACTGTGGCTAATGGCTAGGGAAGCTCGCATGGGCTTGCTGGCTGCGGTAATAGCTGGCTTTGGGGGTGCTGTTTCCGAAGTGGGAGCTTCCATGATGGTGGGGGGTAATTTGGTGGGCTACACCCGGACCCTAACCACCGCAACGGTTTTGGCAGTGAATAAGGGACAGCAGGAGTTTGGCATGGCCCTAAGCCTGATTCTACTAATTATTTCCTTTGCGATTACCGTTGTTTTAACCACGGCCCAGCAGCGGGGGAGGTGTCCGTAA
- a CDS encoding MoaD/ThiS family protein, translating into MQIELRVYTGLERYTGTRYGELINLSLPENSTILDIIKHFNIPEEEVFSTLVNGLHKSFETVLQEGDRVALFPPVGGG; encoded by the coding sequence ATGCAGATAGAATTAAGAGTTTATACTGGCTTGGAGAGATACACAGGCACACGTTATGGTGAACTGATTAATCTTAGTTTGCCGGAGAATAGTACCATTCTGGATATTATTAAACATTTTAATATTCCTGAAGAAGAAGTTTTTAGCACCCTAGTCAACGGATTGCATAAGTCCTTTGAAACTGTTTTGCAGGAAGGTGACCGGGTGGCCCTTTTCCCACCGGTGGGGGGCGGTTAA
- a CDS encoding MoaD/ThiS family protein, whose product MGTIELRGFGPLQKKLLEKGYSFPATVEIEENLTGYALLERLDISKNQVEAVFINGIVEGLSHPISPGDRVALLPPGTPGPYRVFLGIIQKKES is encoded by the coding sequence ATGGGAACAATAGAATTAAGGGGATTTGGACCTCTGCAAAAAAAATTATTAGAAAAAGGTTATTCATTTCCAGCAACTGTTGAGATTGAAGAAAATCTTACTGGTTATGCTTTATTAGAAAGGCTGGATATCAGTAAAAACCAGGTTGAGGCCGTCTTTATTAATGGTATTGTAGAGGGCTTATCCCATCCCATATCTCCGGGTGATCGAGTGGCACTGTTACCGCCGGGAACCCCGGGTCCCTACCGGGTATTTCTAGGAATCATTCAAAAAAAAGAGTCCTAA
- a CDS encoding aldehyde ferredoxin oxidoreductase family protein — MTKLFRVNMTTKEAKIEELPQKYVGLAGRALTSSFVLDEVEPKCHPLGPNNKLIFAPGLLGGTNCANSGRLSVGSKSPLTGGIKESNSGGTAAQKLAKMGIAGVIVEGMPADDKFYVIKVTVDGAVLEEAPAEIMGKGNYEAIRVLSEKYGAKVGIMIIGPAGEMKLTSANISVKDPEGNIRSAGRGGLGAVMGSKKVKAIVIDDTGAKGVPIANPEAFKAAAKRFAKGLIEHPVTGQGLPGFGTNVLVNILNEAGGLPTKNFRAGRNEWANNISGETMSATIEARGGKVSHGCHAGCVIRCSQHYHDKEGKYLTSGFEYETIWALGANACINDLDVIAECDRLMDDIGVDSIETSVTIGVAMEAGIIPWGDATAAVDLVKQIGQGTPLGRIIGSGAAFTGQAFGVTRVPVVKKQAIPAYDPRAVKGVGLTYATTPMGADHTAGYAVATNILKVGGFVDPLEKGGQVELSRNLQIATAAVDSTGLCLFVAFCILDNADAFQAIIDMLNAQYSLALTADDVTELGKTVLRAERKFNELAGFTKADDRLPEFFKEECPPHNTTWDFTEEEVDEVFNF, encoded by the coding sequence ATGACAAAACTTTTTCGTGTGAACATGACAACCAAAGAAGCCAAGATTGAAGAGCTTCCCCAGAAGTATGTTGGGCTCGCTGGCCGTGCCTTGACCTCAAGCTTTGTACTTGATGAGGTAGAACCTAAATGCCATCCCCTGGGACCCAACAACAAACTAATTTTTGCGCCTGGTCTGCTGGGAGGTACCAATTGTGCTAACTCCGGACGTCTTTCCGTAGGAAGTAAGAGTCCTTTAACCGGTGGTATTAAAGAAAGTAACTCCGGTGGAACCGCTGCTCAGAAGTTAGCAAAAATGGGCATTGCAGGTGTCATAGTTGAAGGAATGCCTGCCGATGATAAGTTTTATGTAATTAAAGTAACCGTAGATGGTGCGGTTCTTGAAGAAGCGCCAGCGGAAATTATGGGGAAAGGCAACTATGAGGCCATCCGGGTTCTGAGTGAAAAATATGGTGCTAAAGTCGGTATCATGATCATTGGCCCTGCCGGTGAAATGAAACTGACATCTGCTAACATTTCGGTAAAAGATCCCGAAGGCAATATCCGTAGTGCTGGTCGTGGTGGCTTAGGTGCTGTTATGGGCTCCAAGAAAGTTAAGGCCATCGTTATCGATGATACTGGAGCCAAGGGAGTGCCCATTGCCAATCCTGAAGCCTTTAAGGCTGCTGCCAAACGTTTTGCTAAAGGCTTAATTGAGCACCCTGTAACTGGCCAAGGTCTGCCTGGTTTTGGTACTAACGTGCTGGTTAACATCCTGAACGAAGCCGGTGGTCTACCCACCAAAAACTTCCGTGCTGGTCGCAATGAATGGGCTAACAACATCAGTGGCGAAACCATGAGTGCTACCATTGAAGCCCGTGGCGGTAAAGTTTCCCACGGTTGCCATGCTGGTTGTGTCATTCGCTGTTCTCAGCACTACCATGATAAAGAAGGTAAATATCTCACCAGTGGCTTTGAATATGAAACCATCTGGGCCCTGGGCGCCAATGCTTGCATTAACGATCTGGATGTCATTGCCGAATGCGATCGCCTGATGGATGATATCGGTGTAGACAGCATTGAAACTTCCGTAACTATTGGTGTAGCTATGGAAGCTGGCATCATTCCTTGGGGCGATGCAACTGCTGCAGTCGATTTGGTTAAACAAATCGGTCAAGGAACCCCTCTAGGCCGTATCATCGGTAGTGGTGCTGCCTTTACCGGTCAAGCCTTTGGTGTAACCAGAGTTCCCGTTGTTAAGAAACAAGCCATTCCTGCTTATGATCCCCGTGCTGTAAAGGGCGTTGGCTTAACCTATGCCACCACTCCCATGGGCGCCGACCACACTGCAGGTTATGCTGTGGCTACCAACATTCTTAAAGTGGGTGGTTTTGTTGATCCGTTGGAAAAAGGTGGTCAGGTAGAACTTTCCCGCAACTTACAGATAGCCACTGCAGCAGTTGACAGTACTGGTCTCTGCCTCTTTGTAGCCTTCTGTATCCTGGATAACGCAGATGCCTTCCAGGCTATTATCGATATGCTCAACGCTCAATACAGTCTAGCTTTAACTGCTGACGATGTTACTGAACTAGGTAAAACCGTTCTACGGGCAGAACGTAAGTTTAATGAGTTGGCTGGTTTCACCAAAGCCGATGATCGGTTACCAGAATTCTTCAAAGAAGAATGTCCTCCTCACAACACCACCTGGGACTTCACTGAAGAAGAAGTGGACGAAGTATTTAACTTCTAG
- a CDS encoding sigma-54-dependent transcriptional regulator — protein sequence MVNAPGVLIIDDEQSVGTFFSRLLKPKGYRVGVACSGVQAHELVAKDHYDVAMVDLKLPDADGLSLLQHIKNVQPQCEVIIMTGYSTTRTAVKAIQYGAFDYIEKPFDDILLIEKLIEKALNFGMTDGQMDKETFSWSKVAEKIGFQVGRTPQMIKLVSIAERIAAKDINVLIQGETGTGKEVLARFVHAASQRSDKPFLAINCGALPENLLESELFGHERGSFTGASVQRKGIFELANNGTLFLDEIGEASLAIQVKLLRVLETGEFLRVGGEKPVKTNVRIIAATNVDLEEAVKQKQFREDLFYRLDVIRLVLPPLKERLEDIPQFVEHFVNRFWERNDGPVPAFAPSCIEAMLNYHWPGNIRELANSVEQALALCDGNAVLPEHLSGKINGQFLNDERTDKKALSYHPGLSDATSVLNVKPEDLDQLDQQALLDLYHKVDGLYRAIHRTMGKKGITTVFPLTIQELEARAIEETLEFFNGNVSMSARALGIGRNTLYRKAKEYNINISG from the coding sequence GTGGTAAATGCACCAGGTGTTTTAATTATTGATGATGAGCAATCCGTTGGAACTTTCTTTAGCCGCCTGTTAAAACCTAAGGGTTATCGAGTTGGTGTAGCCTGTTCAGGGGTCCAGGCCCACGAACTGGTGGCAAAGGATCATTACGATGTGGCAATGGTGGATTTAAAACTGCCAGATGCCGATGGTTTAAGTTTGTTACAGCATATCAAAAATGTACAACCCCAGTGCGAAGTTATTATTATGACAGGCTACAGTACAACTCGAACCGCAGTTAAGGCCATTCAATATGGGGCCTTCGACTATATTGAAAAGCCCTTTGATGATATCTTATTAATTGAAAAGTTAATTGAAAAGGCTCTAAACTTTGGTATGACAGATGGGCAAATGGATAAAGAAACTTTCAGTTGGAGCAAGGTAGCCGAAAAGATCGGTTTTCAAGTGGGCAGAACCCCTCAAATGATTAAACTGGTTTCCATAGCAGAACGGATTGCAGCAAAGGATATAAACGTCTTAATTCAAGGTGAAACTGGTACAGGTAAAGAAGTACTGGCCCGCTTTGTTCACGCAGCCAGCCAGCGAAGTGATAAGCCTTTTCTGGCCATAAACTGCGGTGCATTGCCGGAAAACCTGTTGGAAAGTGAACTTTTTGGACATGAAAGGGGTTCCTTTACTGGAGCCAGTGTCCAGCGCAAAGGAATTTTTGAATTAGCTAACAATGGTACACTTTTTCTGGATGAAATTGGGGAAGCCAGTTTGGCCATTCAAGTAAAACTATTAAGGGTTTTGGAAACAGGAGAGTTTCTCAGGGTAGGTGGAGAAAAACCTGTTAAAACAAACGTTCGTATAATTGCTGCTACCAACGTGGATTTGGAAGAGGCAGTAAAACAAAAACAATTTCGGGAGGACTTGTTCTATCGCTTGGATGTAATCCGCCTGGTTCTACCGCCCCTGAAGGAAAGATTAGAAGATATCCCACAGTTTGTAGAACACTTTGTCAATCGCTTTTGGGAAAGAAATGATGGTCCTGTGCCCGCTTTTGCGCCATCCTGCATAGAAGCCATGTTAAACTATCATTGGCCGGGAAATATTCGGGAATTGGCCAACTCTGTGGAACAAGCACTGGCCCTATGTGATGGAAATGCCGTACTGCCAGAGCATTTATCCGGGAAAATTAATGGGCAGTTTTTAAATGATGAGCGAACCGATAAAAAAGCTTTGAGTTATCATCCAGGGCTGAGTGATGCAACCAGTGTTTTAAATGTTAAGCCGGAGGATTTAGATCAACTTGATCAACAAGCATTACTGGACCTCTATCATAAGGTGGACGGTCTTTACCGGGCGATTCACCGAACCATGGGAAAGAAGGGAATTACTACGGTTTTTCCCTTAACGATACAGGAACTGGAAGCTAGGGCCATTGAAGAAACCTTAGAATTTTTCAATGGTAATGTCAGTATGAGTGCCCGGGCCTTGGGTATTGGACGGAACACATTATACCGTAAGGCCAAGGAATATAACATAAATATTTCCGGTTAA
- a CDS encoding GAF domain-containing sensor histidine kinase, producing the protein MFDDKLTIIQNLTGVNSSKLNYYLAAQRSNEQIKIQMNRMEILHQIIKDINIDMSLADIVGRVYNKLPKAIPCCFLGLALAENDKLIMTAATPVSDCVGQPVPSLSVIWQSYSQCKRILYDLGSQSKQLCPLMNGKDPVESLGLKSTAIVPLLVRSQVIGVLIVGDNHISAYGNSEVTFIEQMADQLAICIENARLYKEVSKGKQQWEDTFKAVPDPIILIDKNYKVLRHNLREAQSLTMNLGDGVNPQCYQALWQREIPCEHCPLAKVYQTGRGVYLQVQNEGTIFDSFYYPMVDTNGEIYAVILHMKDVTEKVKMEAQLMHSAKLVAIGEMAAGVAHELNSPMTVIIGTAQMMQRDMGPEDPRSEWLDDIIGCGMRCKKIIQNLLSFSRQGQFALNETDINQQVEKVLSLIHYQINRNNINIIKNLDLNVPYIMANGHQIQQVLINLLLNARDALEEIEGEKSIWISTTVESDQETQWVVLTVRDNGCGIHPEGLNKIFNPFYTSKEASKGTGLGLSVSLGIAQSHGGTIKVESQQGFGSSFHFMLPLKQTGGEA; encoded by the coding sequence ATGTTTGACGATAAACTAACCATCATACAAAATTTAACTGGTGTTAACTCTTCAAAATTAAATTATTACTTGGCAGCCCAACGGTCCAATGAACAAATTAAGATTCAAATGAATCGCATGGAAATTTTACACCAGATCATTAAAGATATTAATATTGATATGTCTTTGGCTGATATAGTAGGACGGGTTTACAATAAACTTCCCAAGGCTATACCTTGCTGTTTTTTAGGATTGGCACTGGCGGAAAATGATAAGTTAATTATGACCGCTGCAACACCTGTCAGTGATTGTGTGGGACAACCGGTTCCATCGCTATCGGTTATTTGGCAATCCTACAGTCAGTGCAAGCGAATTTTGTATGACCTAGGCAGTCAATCGAAACAACTGTGTCCCTTGATGAATGGGAAGGACCCGGTAGAAAGTTTGGGCCTGAAATCGACGGCCATTGTTCCTTTATTGGTTCGCAGCCAAGTGATTGGGGTTCTCATAGTGGGAGATAATCATATTTCGGCCTATGGTAATTCAGAAGTAACATTTATTGAACAGATGGCTGACCAGTTGGCCATCTGCATTGAGAATGCCCGCTTATATAAAGAGGTCTCAAAGGGGAAGCAGCAGTGGGAAGATACCTTTAAGGCTGTGCCAGATCCCATTATCCTTATTGATAAGAACTACAAAGTTTTAAGGCATAATCTGCGAGAGGCTCAATCCCTTACTATGAACCTAGGGGATGGAGTCAACCCCCAATGTTACCAGGCTCTCTGGCAAAGAGAAATTCCCTGTGAACATTGTCCACTGGCTAAAGTGTATCAAACGGGCAGGGGTGTTTACCTGCAAGTCCAAAATGAAGGGACTATTTTTGATTCCTTTTATTATCCCATGGTGGATACAAATGGAGAAATATATGCAGTGATATTGCATATGAAAGATGTAACCGAAAAGGTAAAGATGGAAGCACAGTTAATGCACTCGGCAAAGTTGGTTGCCATAGGAGAGATGGCTGCCGGGGTTGCCCATGAACTAAACAGCCCTATGACCGTAATTATTGGTACTGCTCAGATGATGCAGAGGGATATGGGGCCGGAAGACCCTCGGTCTGAATGGCTGGACGATATTATTGGGTGCGGTATGCGATGCAAAAAGATTATTCAAAACTTATTATCTTTCTCCAGACAAGGTCAGTTTGCCCTTAACGAAACTGATATTAATCAGCAGGTTGAAAAAGTATTAAGCTTGATCCATTATCAAATAAACCGGAACAATATTAATATTATTAAAAATTTGGACCTGAATGTTCCTTATATTATGGCTAACGGTCACCAGATACAACAAGTATTAATTAATTTACTGTTAAATGCCAGGGATGCCCTGGAGGAAATAGAGGGTGAAAAGAGTATTTGGATTTCAACCACCGTTGAAAGTGATCAGGAAACCCAATGGGTGGTGTTAACAGTTCGGGATAATGGCTGTGGTATTCATCCAGAGGGGTTAAATAAGATATTTAACCCCTTCTACACCAGTAAAGAAGCAAGCAAAGGAACAGGACTGGGGCTTTCAGTAAGTTTGGGAATTGCCCAGTCCCACGGTGGAACCATTAAGGTCGAAAGTCAGCAAGGATTCGGCAGTTCTTTTCATTTTATGCTGCCATTAAAGCAAACAGGGGGTGAGGCCTAG
- a CDS encoding iron-containing alcohol dehydrogenase translates to MPMNSLLHISKFVAPEIIFGLGALSQVGESAARLGIKKALLVSDLGVLEAGWCDKVLDFLKEVGIDAKVWYDVTTNPKDLEVAAAVESYLESNCDGIVAVGGGSPIDVAKAIAIIATNGGQIKDYEGVNKITCPLPPMVVVSTTGGSGAEVSQFSMIVEKERQVKMAIISKSLVPDIAIVDPHLLQTKSARLTAATGVDALCHAVEAYVSLAATPLTDVHALAAIRLIASNLRESVACKTNLKAKAAMAMASLQAGLAFSNAILGATHAMTHQVDGLLDLHHGETNGILLPHVMEFNMISCGEKFINIAEAMGVQITGLGKWKSAEKGICAVRKLLRDIEIPEHLAQVGMKEEYIQKLSANAVKDACLVTNPRDCSVEQIEALYRKAL, encoded by the coding sequence ATGCCAATGAATAGTTTGCTTCATATAAGTAAATTTGTGGCCCCGGAAATTATATTTGGCCTGGGAGCCTTAAGTCAAGTGGGCGAAAGTGCTGCCCGTTTAGGGATTAAAAAGGCCCTTTTAGTTAGCGACCTGGGAGTCTTGGAGGCCGGTTGGTGCGATAAAGTCCTTGACTTTTTGAAAGAGGTTGGGATTGACGCTAAGGTCTGGTATGATGTAACTACCAACCCGAAGGATCTTGAAGTAGCCGCTGCGGTTGAGTCTTATCTAGAAAGTAACTGTGATGGGATTGTTGCTGTGGGTGGGGGCAGTCCCATTGATGTGGCCAAAGCCATTGCCATTATTGCCACGAATGGTGGTCAAATTAAGGATTATGAAGGGGTTAATAAGATTACCTGTCCCTTACCACCAATGGTTGTTGTATCCACAACCGGGGGTTCTGGTGCGGAGGTTTCCCAATTCTCAATGATTGTGGAGAAAGAACGGCAGGTTAAAATGGCCATCATTTCTAAGTCCTTAGTTCCAGATATCGCCATTGTGGACCCTCATTTGCTGCAAACTAAAAGCGCCAGGTTAACGGCTGCCACAGGGGTGGATGCATTATGCCATGCTGTGGAGGCCTATGTTTCATTGGCAGCTACGCCTCTTACGGATGTACATGCCCTAGCGGCCATCCGTTTGATAGCTTCAAACTTAAGGGAATCGGTTGCCTGTAAAACAAACCTGAAAGCGAAGGCAGCCATGGCCATGGCTAGTCTTCAGGCGGGCTTGGCTTTCTCCAATGCCATTTTAGGGGCCACCCATGCCATGACCCATCAGGTAGATGGTTTGTTAGATTTACACCATGGAGAAACAAATGGTATTCTTCTACCCCATGTAATGGAGTTTAATATGATCTCTTGCGGTGAGAAATTTATTAATATCGCTGAGGCAATGGGCGTGCAGATAACTGGTTTAGGTAAATGGAAATCAGCGGAAAAAGGAATATGTGCTGTGCGTAAATTGCTGCGAGATATAGAGATACCGGAGCATTTGGCACAGGTGGGGATGAAAGAAGAATATATTCAAAAACTAAGTGCCAACGCTGTTAAAGATGCCTGTCTGGTAACAAATCCCCGGGATTGCAGTGTCGAGCAAATTGAAGCACTTTATCGAAAAGCCCTCTAG
- a CDS encoding iron-containing alcohol dehydrogenase yields the protein MTVGEQVFGYFIPTVNLMGVGAHKEIPDQVKVLGGSNVLIVTDAFLGRPGGMADDIKGMLEAENIKVTIYAGAEPNPTDVNVHDGLKVYQECGADMILSLGGGSSHDCAKGIGIVATNGGNIRDYEGINKSSKAMPPFIAVNTTAGTASEMTRFCIITNTSNHVKMAIVDWRCTPNIAINDPLLMAGMPPALTAATGMDALTHAIEAYVSVAATPVTDSAALMAIKLISQYLRAAVANGENMEARDKMAYAEFLGGMAFNNASLGYVHAMAHQLGGFYNLPHGVCNAILLPHVEAFNLIACPERFVDIAVAMGENVEGLSVRDAADKALSAIRKLSADVGIPAGLTELGVKEEDLKTMAENAMKDACALTNPRKATLNDIVGIYKTAL from the coding sequence ATGACAGTTGGAGAACAAGTATTTGGCTATTTTATTCCTACAGTAAACCTGATGGGTGTAGGTGCACACAAGGAGATTCCCGATCAAGTTAAAGTATTAGGAGGTTCCAATGTTTTAATTGTAACTGATGCTTTCCTTGGACGTCCTGGCGGTATGGCGGATGACATTAAAGGGATGTTGGAAGCTGAGAATATTAAAGTGACCATTTATGCCGGTGCAGAACCTAATCCCACAGATGTTAACGTTCATGATGGCCTGAAAGTTTATCAGGAGTGCGGTGCTGACATGATCCTTTCCTTGGGCGGCGGTAGTTCCCACGACTGTGCCAAGGGCATTGGCATAGTTGCTACCAATGGTGGTAACATTCGCGACTATGAAGGCATTAACAAGAGCAGCAAGGCGATGCCTCCCTTTATTGCTGTAAACACCACCGCTGGTACCGCTTCTGAAATGACCCGTTTCTGCATTATTACCAATACCAGCAACCATGTTAAAATGGCGATTGTTGATTGGCGTTGCACCCCCAACATTGCCATTAATGACCCTTTGTTAATGGCTGGGATGCCTCCAGCATTAACTGCTGCCACAGGTATGGATGCTCTGACCCACGCCATTGAAGCTTACGTATCCGTCGCTGCAACTCCAGTCACCGATTCTGCGGCCCTAATGGCTATTAAGTTAATTTCACAATATCTGCGGGCTGCAGTTGCCAACGGAGAGAATATGGAAGCCCGTGACAAGATGGCTTATGCTGAGTTTTTAGGTGGTATGGCCTTTAATAATGCTTCTTTGGGTTACGTACACGCAATGGCTCACCAGTTGGGTGGATTTTACAATCTGCCTCACGGTGTTTGCAACGCTATTCTGCTACCCCATGTGGAAGCCTTCAACTTGATTGCCTGCCCCGAGCGTTTTGTTGATATTGCTGTCGCAATGGGTGAGAACGTGGAAGGATTGTCTGTTCGTGATGCTGCGGACAAGGCGCTATCTGCCATTAGAAAGCTATCGGCCGATGTTGGAATTCCTGCAGGTTTAACTGAACTGGGTGTTAAGGAAGAAGACCTGAAGACCATGGCAGAAAACGCTATGAAGGATGCTTGCGCCTTAACCAACCCGAGAAAAGCTACTCTGAATGATATTGTTGGAATCTACAAGACTGCCCTATAA
- a CDS encoding CapA family protein translates to MNNKFLLFALSLGLIIVVLGCGPEKISSPPTTPPEPPPAESITISAAGDFLMHMPIIHAAQLPGGNYDFKPIFSEVRSFLSTAELTLVNLETRLAGKEQGYSGYPVFNCPEELAQNMKELGIDVVTTANNHSLDRGWTGIVKTLDHLEAAGLQSLGTYRSAEDAQRVFCTEIKGIKIGILNYTESTNGIPLPKGKDYAVDMIQSGKIYQDIEKLKAAKTDVIIAYIHFGTEYQRHPNESQRTLVENLFKQGVTIVFGDHVHVIQPMDLKVSSTNNEKKCFVAYSLGNFISNQSWRYSNCGLITNVKLTKEANRVTITNVDYVPVWVDTYFKNGQKKYRVLPVQKAIEDFETGRDPLLTQKDYQILQQVWQDTTALITEACPVISPRNVSDSSQI, encoded by the coding sequence ATGAACAATAAATTTCTATTATTTGCCCTATCTTTGGGGTTAATAATCGTTGTGTTGGGTTGTGGTCCAGAAAAAATTTCATCTCCTCCCACTACTCCTCCCGAGCCCCCTCCTGCTGAAAGTATTACTATTAGTGCGGCGGGTGATTTTCTAATGCACATGCCGATTATTCACGCCGCCCAATTACCCGGTGGAAACTATGATTTTAAACCTATTTTTTCTGAGGTTAGATCTTTTCTAAGCACTGCCGAACTGACCCTGGTAAATTTAGAAACGCGATTAGCCGGAAAAGAGCAAGGTTATTCAGGCTATCCTGTCTTTAACTGCCCTGAAGAACTGGCTCAGAATATGAAAGAATTAGGCATTGACGTGGTTACTACAGCCAACAATCACAGTCTGGATCGGGGCTGGACTGGTATCGTCAAAACACTGGACCACTTGGAAGCAGCGGGTCTCCAGTCACTGGGCACCTACCGTAGTGCCGAGGATGCCCAAAGGGTGTTTTGCACCGAAATCAAAGGGATTAAAATTGGCATCCTCAATTATACCGAGAGCACCAACGGTATTCCCCTACCAAAGGGAAAAGATTATGCAGTAGATATGATTCAATCGGGTAAAATTTATCAAGACATAGAAAAGTTAAAGGCCGCCAAGACAGATGTCATTATTGCATACATTCACTTTGGAACAGAATACCAACGTCATCCCAACGAATCCCAAAGGACTTTGGTGGAGAATTTATTCAAACAAGGAGTTACGATTGTTTTCGGTGACCACGTTCATGTAATTCAGCCAATGGACTTAAAGGTCAGTTCCACCAATAATGAGAAAAAATGTTTTGTTGCTTATTCTCTAGGTAACTTTATCTCCAACCAAAGCTGGCGTTATTCAAACTGTGGTTTAATTACCAATGTTAAGCTAACCAAGGAAGCCAATAGAGTAACCATTACTAATGTTGATTATGTGCCAGTTTGGGTTGATACCTATTTTAAAAACGGACAAAAGAAATACCGGGTATTGCCAGTACAAAAGGCCATAGAAGATTTCGAAACTGGTCGGGACCCCTTGCTCACCCAGAAGGATTACCAAATCTTACAGCAGGTCTGGCAGGATACCACTGCTCTTATCACAGAGGCCTGCCCAGTTATTTCTCCGCGAAACGTTTCGGACAGTAGCCAAATATAA